Proteins encoded by one window of Canis lupus dingo isolate Sandy chromosome 10, ASM325472v2, whole genome shotgun sequence:
- the ITGA7 gene encoding integrin alpha-7 isoform X6 produces MAGARGRGPWGPPGIRCLLGSLLAALLAPGAVAFNLDVTGALSKEGEPGSLFGFSVALHRQLQPRPQSWLLVGAPQALALPGQQANRTGGLFACPLSLEETDCYRVDIDRGADVQKESKENQWLGVSVRSQGPGGKIVTCAHRYEARQRVDQILETRDVIGRCFVLSQDLAARDELDGGEWKFCEGRPQGHEQFGFCQQGTAAAFSPDSHYLLFGAPGTYNWKGTARVELCAPGSVDLAHLDDGPYEAGGEKEQDPRLIPVPANSYFGFSIDSGKGLVRAEELSFVAGAPRANHKGAVVILRKDSASRLVPEVMLSGERLTSGFGYSLAVADLNNDGWTDLVVGAPYFFERQEELGGAVYVYLNQGGHWAGVSPLRLCGSPDSMFGISLAVLGDLNQDGFADIAVGAPFDGDGKVFIYHGSSLGVVVKPSQVLEGEAVGVKSFGYSLSGGLDVDGNHYPDLLVGSLADTAVLFRARPILQVSHEVFIAPRTIDLEQPNCAAGHLVCVDLRVCFSYIATPSSYSPIVALDYVLDGDTDRRLRGQVPRVTFLSRGPDDPKHQSSGTVWLKHQHDRVCGDTMFQLQENVKDKLRAIVVTLSYNLQTPRLRRQAPGQGLPPVAPILNAHQSSTQRTEIHFLKQGCGEDKVCQSNLQLVQARFCARVSDSEFQPLPMDADGTTALFALSGQPVIGLELTVTNLPSDPAQPQADGDDAHEAQLLVTLPASLHYSGVRALDPAEKPLCVSNENASHVECELGNPMKRGAQVTFYLILSTSGITIETTELEVELLLATISEQDLHLISVRARVFIELPLSIAGVAVPQQLFFSGVVRGESAMKSERDIGSKVKYEVTVSNQGQSLNTLGSAFLNIMWPHEIANGKWLLYPMRVELEGGQGPRRKGLCSPRPNILHLDVDSRDRRRRELEQPKQEEHPEHLEPSTSWWPVSSAEKKKNITLDCARGTANCVVFSCPLYSFDRAAVLHVWGRLWNSTFLEEYSAVKSLEVTVRANITVKSSIKNLVLRDASTVIPVMVYLDPVAVVAEGVPWWVILLAVLAGLLVLALLVLLMWKCGFFHRSSQSSSFPTNYHRAHLAVQPSAVEAGGPGTVGWDSSSGHGTPRPLYPSTTR; encoded by the exons GCTGCTGGTGGGTGCTCCGCAGGCCCTGGCTCTGCCCGGGCAGCAGGCGAATCGCACCGGAGGCCTCTTTGCTTGCCCCCTGAGCCTGGAAGAGACTGACTGCTACAGAGTGGACATCGACCGTGGAG CTGATGTGCAGAAGGAGAGTAAGGAGAACCAGTGGTTGGGAGTCAGCGTTCGGAGTCAGGGACCTGGGGGGAAGATTGTC ACCTGCGCGCACCGGTACGAGGCGCGGCAGCGAGTAGaccagatcctggagaccagggatgtgATCGGCCGCTGCTTCGTGCTGAGCCAAGACCTGGCCGCCCGCGATGAACTGGATGGCGGGGAGTGGAAGTTCTGTGAGGGGCGCCCCCAGGGCCACGAACAGTTTGGGTTCTGCCAGCAGGGCACAGCTGCCGCCTTCTCCCCCGACAGCCACTACCTCCTCTTTGGGGCCCCGGGAACCTATAACTGGAAGG GCACTGCCAGGGTGGAGCTCTGTGCGCCGGGCTCGGTGGACCTGGCGCACCTGGACGACGGGCCCTACGAGGCGGGGGGAGAAAAGGAGCAGGACCCCCGCCTCATCCCAGTCCCTGCCAACAGCTACTTTG GTTTCTCCATTGACTCGGGGAAGGGTCTGGTGCGTGCAGAGGAGCTGAGCTTTGTGGCAGGGGCCCCTCGTGCCAACCACAAGGGAGCTGTGGTCATTCTGCGCAAAGACAGCGCCAGCCGCCTGGTGCCCGAAGTCATGCTGTCTGGGGAGCGCCTGACATCTGGCTTTGGCTACTCACTGGCTGTGGCCGATCTCAACAACGATGG CTGGACAGACCTGGTAGTGGGTGCCCCCTACTTCTTTGAGCGCCAAGAAGAGCTGGGGGGTGCTGTCTATGTGTACCTGAACCAGGGAGGTCACTGGGCTGGGGTGTCCCCTCTCCGGCTGTGTGGTTCCCCTGACTCCATGTTCGGGATCAGCCTGGCTGTCTTGGGAGACCTCAACCAAGACGGCTTTGCAG ATATTGCTGTGGGGGCTCCCTTTGATGGGGATGGGAAAGTCTTTATCTACCATGGGAGCAGCCTAGGGGTTGTCGTCAAACCTTCCCAG GTGCTGGAGGGTGAGGCTGTGGGCGTAAAGAGCTTTGGCTATTCCCTGTCGGGTGGCCTGGATGTGGATGGGAACCATTACCCGGACCTGCTGGTTGGCTCCCTGGCCGACACTGCTGTGCTCTTCAG GGCCAGACCCATCCTTCAAGTCTCCCATGAGGTCTTCATCGCTCCCCGAACCATTGACCTGGAGCAGCCCAACTGCGCTGCTGGCCACTTGGTCTG tgtGGACCTGAGGGTCTGTTTCAGCTACATCGCAACACCCAGCAGCTACAGCCCTATTGTGG CCCTGGATTATGTGTTAGATGGGGACACAGACAGGAGGCTCCGGGGCCAGGTCCCCCGTGTGACCTTCCTGAGCCGTGGCCCAGACGACCCCAAGCACCAGTCTTCAGGCACTGTGTGGCTGAAGCACCAGCATGACCGAGTCTGTGGAGACACCATGTTCCAGCTACAG GAGAATGTCAAAGACAAGCTTCGGGCCATTGTGGTGACTCTGTCCTACAATCTTCAGACCCCGCGGCTCCGGCGACAGGCTCCTGGCCAGGGGCTGCCCCCAGTGGCCCCCATCCTCAATGCTCACCAGTCCAGCACACAACGGACAGAG ATCCACTTCCTGAAGCAAGGCTGTGGCGAGGACAAGGTCTGCCAGAGCAATCTGCAGCTGGTCCAGGCCCGCTTCTGCGCCCGGGTCAGCGACTCGGAGTTCCAGCCTCTGCCCAT GGATGCGGACGGGACAACAGCCCTGTTTGCCCTGAGTGGGCAGCCCGTCATTGGCCTGGAGCTCACAGTCACCAACCTGCCTTCGGatccagcccagccccaggctgATGGGGATGATGCTCACGAAGCCCAGCTTCTGGtcaccctccctgcctctctgcacTACTCAGGAGTCCGAGCCCTGGACCCTGCG GAGAAGCCGCTCTGCGTGTCCAACGAGAATGCCTCCCATGTGGAGTGCGAGCTGGGGAACCCCATGAAGAGAGGTGCCCAG GTCACTTTTTACCTCATCCTTAGCACCTCAGGGATCACTATTGAGACCACAGAGCTGGAAGTGGAGCTGCTGTTGGCTAC GATCAGTGAGCAGGACCTGCATCTCATCTCCGTCCGAGCGCGTGTCTTCATTGAGCTGCCACTGTCCATTGCAGG GGTGGCCGTTCCCCAGCAGCTTTTCTTCTCTGGTGTGGTGCGCGGTGAGAGCGCCATGAAGTCTGAGCGGGATATAGGCAGCAAGGTCAAGTATGAGGTCACG GTCTCCAACCAAGGCCAGTCACTTAACACCCTGGGCTCTGCCTTCCTCAACATCATGTGGCCCCATGAGATTGCCAACGGGAAGTGGCTGCTGTACCCCATGCGAGTGGAGCTGGAGGGCGGGCAGGGGCCCAGGCGGAAGGGCCTCTGTTCCCCAAGGCCCAACATCCTCCATCTG GATGTGGACAGCAGGGATAGGAGGCGGCGGGAACTGGAGCAGCCCAAGCAGGAGGAGCATCCTGAGCATCTGGAGCCCAGCACATCCTGGTGGCCAGTGTCCTCTgctgagaagaagaaaaacatcacCCTG GACTGTGCCCGGGGCACTGCCAACTGTGTGGTGTTCAGCTGCCCTCTATATAGCTTTGACCGCGCCGCTGTGCTGCATGTGTGGGGCCGCCTCTGGAACAGCACCTTCTTGGAG GAGTACTCAGCTGTGAAGTCCCTGGAAGTGACTGTCCGAGCCAATATCACCGTGAAGTCATCTATCAAGAACTTGGTGCTTAGAGATGCCTCCACAGTG ATCCCAGTGATGGTTTACCTGGACCCCGTGGCTGTGGTGGCAGAAGGAGTCCCCTGGTGGGTCATCCTCCTGGCTGTGCTGGCGGGACTACTGGTGCTGGCGCTGCTGGTGCTGCTCATGTGGAAG TGTGGCTTCTTCCATCGGAGCAGTCAGAGCTCATCTTTTCCCACCAACTATCACCGGGCCCATCTGGCTGTGCAGCCCTCGGCCGTGGAAGCTGGGGGCCCAGGGACTGTGGg ATGGGATTCTTCAAGCGGGCACGGTACCCCGAGGCCACTGTACCCCAGTACCACGCGGTGA
- the ITGA7 gene encoding integrin alpha-7 isoform X7, with protein MAGARGRGPWGPPGIRCLLGSLLAALLAPGAVAFNLDVTGALSKEGEPGSLFGFSVALHRQLQPRPQSWLLVGAPQALALPGQQANRTGGLFACPLSLEETDCYRVDIDRGADVQKESKENQWLGVSVRSQGPGGKIVTCAHRYEARQRVDQILETRDVIGRCFVLSQDLAARDELDGGEWKFCEGRPQGHEQFGFCQQGTAAAFSPDSHYLLFGAPGTYNWKGLLFVTNIDSSDPDQLVYKTLDPADRLPGPAGDLALNSYLGFSIDSGKGLVRAEELSFVAGAPRANHKGAVVILRKDSASRLVPEVMLSGERLTSGFGYSLAVADLNNDGWTDLVVGAPYFFERQEELGGAVYVYLNQGGHWAGVSPLRLCGSPDSMFGISLAVLGDLNQDGFADIAVGAPFDGDGKVFIYHGSSLGVVVKPSQVLEGEAVGVKSFGYSLSGGLDVDGNHYPDLLVGSLADTAVLFRARPILQVSHEVFIAPRTIDLEQPNCAAGHLVCVDLRVCFSYIATPSSYSPIVALDYVLDGDTDRRLRGQVPRVTFLSRGPDDPKHQSSGTVWLKHQHDRVCGDTMFQLQENVKDKLRAIVVTLSYNLQTPRLRRQAPGQGLPPVAPILNAHQSSTQRTEIHFLKQGCGEDKVCQSNLQLVQARFCARVSDSEFQPLPMDADGTTALFALSGQPVIGLELTVTNLPSDPAQPQADGDDAHEAQLLVTLPASLHYSGVRALDPAEKPLCVSNENASHVECELGNPMKRGAQVTFYLILSTSGITIETTELEVELLLATISEQDLHLISVRARVFIELPLSIAGVAVPQQLFFSGVVRGESAMKSERDIGSKVKYEVTVSNQGQSLNTLGSAFLNIMWPHEIANGKWLLYPMRVELEGGQGPRRKGLCSPRPNILHLDVDSRDRRRRELEQPKQEEHPEHLEPSTSWWPVSSAEKKKNITLDCARGTANCVVFSCPLYSFDRAAVLHVWGRLWNSTFLEEYSAVKSLEVTVRANITVKSSIKNLVLRDASTVIPVMVYLDPVAVVAEGVPWWVILLAVLAGLLVLALLVLLMWKCGFFHRSSQSSSFPTNYHRAHLAVQPSAVEAGGPGTVGWDSSSGHGTPRPLYPSTTR; from the exons GCTGCTGGTGGGTGCTCCGCAGGCCCTGGCTCTGCCCGGGCAGCAGGCGAATCGCACCGGAGGCCTCTTTGCTTGCCCCCTGAGCCTGGAAGAGACTGACTGCTACAGAGTGGACATCGACCGTGGAG CTGATGTGCAGAAGGAGAGTAAGGAGAACCAGTGGTTGGGAGTCAGCGTTCGGAGTCAGGGACCTGGGGGGAAGATTGTC ACCTGCGCGCACCGGTACGAGGCGCGGCAGCGAGTAGaccagatcctggagaccagggatgtgATCGGCCGCTGCTTCGTGCTGAGCCAAGACCTGGCCGCCCGCGATGAACTGGATGGCGGGGAGTGGAAGTTCTGTGAGGGGCGCCCCCAGGGCCACGAACAGTTTGGGTTCTGCCAGCAGGGCACAGCTGCCGCCTTCTCCCCCGACAGCCACTACCTCCTCTTTGGGGCCCCGGGAACCTATAACTGGAAGG GGTTGCTCTTTGTGACCAACATTGATAGCTCAGACCCTGACCAGCTGGTGTATAAAACTTTGGATCCCGCTGACCGGCTCCCAGGACCAGCCGGAGACTTGGCCTTGAATAGCTACTTAG GTTTCTCCATTGACTCGGGGAAGGGTCTGGTGCGTGCAGAGGAGCTGAGCTTTGTGGCAGGGGCCCCTCGTGCCAACCACAAGGGAGCTGTGGTCATTCTGCGCAAAGACAGCGCCAGCCGCCTGGTGCCCGAAGTCATGCTGTCTGGGGAGCGCCTGACATCTGGCTTTGGCTACTCACTGGCTGTGGCCGATCTCAACAACGATGG CTGGACAGACCTGGTAGTGGGTGCCCCCTACTTCTTTGAGCGCCAAGAAGAGCTGGGGGGTGCTGTCTATGTGTACCTGAACCAGGGAGGTCACTGGGCTGGGGTGTCCCCTCTCCGGCTGTGTGGTTCCCCTGACTCCATGTTCGGGATCAGCCTGGCTGTCTTGGGAGACCTCAACCAAGACGGCTTTGCAG ATATTGCTGTGGGGGCTCCCTTTGATGGGGATGGGAAAGTCTTTATCTACCATGGGAGCAGCCTAGGGGTTGTCGTCAAACCTTCCCAG GTGCTGGAGGGTGAGGCTGTGGGCGTAAAGAGCTTTGGCTATTCCCTGTCGGGTGGCCTGGATGTGGATGGGAACCATTACCCGGACCTGCTGGTTGGCTCCCTGGCCGACACTGCTGTGCTCTTCAG GGCCAGACCCATCCTTCAAGTCTCCCATGAGGTCTTCATCGCTCCCCGAACCATTGACCTGGAGCAGCCCAACTGCGCTGCTGGCCACTTGGTCTG tgtGGACCTGAGGGTCTGTTTCAGCTACATCGCAACACCCAGCAGCTACAGCCCTATTGTGG CCCTGGATTATGTGTTAGATGGGGACACAGACAGGAGGCTCCGGGGCCAGGTCCCCCGTGTGACCTTCCTGAGCCGTGGCCCAGACGACCCCAAGCACCAGTCTTCAGGCACTGTGTGGCTGAAGCACCAGCATGACCGAGTCTGTGGAGACACCATGTTCCAGCTACAG GAGAATGTCAAAGACAAGCTTCGGGCCATTGTGGTGACTCTGTCCTACAATCTTCAGACCCCGCGGCTCCGGCGACAGGCTCCTGGCCAGGGGCTGCCCCCAGTGGCCCCCATCCTCAATGCTCACCAGTCCAGCACACAACGGACAGAG ATCCACTTCCTGAAGCAAGGCTGTGGCGAGGACAAGGTCTGCCAGAGCAATCTGCAGCTGGTCCAGGCCCGCTTCTGCGCCCGGGTCAGCGACTCGGAGTTCCAGCCTCTGCCCAT GGATGCGGACGGGACAACAGCCCTGTTTGCCCTGAGTGGGCAGCCCGTCATTGGCCTGGAGCTCACAGTCACCAACCTGCCTTCGGatccagcccagccccaggctgATGGGGATGATGCTCACGAAGCCCAGCTTCTGGtcaccctccctgcctctctgcacTACTCAGGAGTCCGAGCCCTGGACCCTGCG GAGAAGCCGCTCTGCGTGTCCAACGAGAATGCCTCCCATGTGGAGTGCGAGCTGGGGAACCCCATGAAGAGAGGTGCCCAG GTCACTTTTTACCTCATCCTTAGCACCTCAGGGATCACTATTGAGACCACAGAGCTGGAAGTGGAGCTGCTGTTGGCTAC GATCAGTGAGCAGGACCTGCATCTCATCTCCGTCCGAGCGCGTGTCTTCATTGAGCTGCCACTGTCCATTGCAGG GGTGGCCGTTCCCCAGCAGCTTTTCTTCTCTGGTGTGGTGCGCGGTGAGAGCGCCATGAAGTCTGAGCGGGATATAGGCAGCAAGGTCAAGTATGAGGTCACG GTCTCCAACCAAGGCCAGTCACTTAACACCCTGGGCTCTGCCTTCCTCAACATCATGTGGCCCCATGAGATTGCCAACGGGAAGTGGCTGCTGTACCCCATGCGAGTGGAGCTGGAGGGCGGGCAGGGGCCCAGGCGGAAGGGCCTCTGTTCCCCAAGGCCCAACATCCTCCATCTG GATGTGGACAGCAGGGATAGGAGGCGGCGGGAACTGGAGCAGCCCAAGCAGGAGGAGCATCCTGAGCATCTGGAGCCCAGCACATCCTGGTGGCCAGTGTCCTCTgctgagaagaagaaaaacatcacCCTG GACTGTGCCCGGGGCACTGCCAACTGTGTGGTGTTCAGCTGCCCTCTATATAGCTTTGACCGCGCCGCTGTGCTGCATGTGTGGGGCCGCCTCTGGAACAGCACCTTCTTGGAG GAGTACTCAGCTGTGAAGTCCCTGGAAGTGACTGTCCGAGCCAATATCACCGTGAAGTCATCTATCAAGAACTTGGTGCTTAGAGATGCCTCCACAGTG ATCCCAGTGATGGTTTACCTGGACCCCGTGGCTGTGGTGGCAGAAGGAGTCCCCTGGTGGGTCATCCTCCTGGCTGTGCTGGCGGGACTACTGGTGCTGGCGCTGCTGGTGCTGCTCATGTGGAAG TGTGGCTTCTTCCATCGGAGCAGTCAGAGCTCATCTTTTCCCACCAACTATCACCGGGCCCATCTGGCTGTGCAGCCCTCGGCCGTGGAAGCTGGGGGCCCAGGGACTGTGGg ATGGGATTCTTCAAGCGGGCACGGTACCCCGAGGCCACTGTACCCCAGTACCACGCGGTGA
- the ITGA7 gene encoding integrin alpha-7 isoform X1, translated as MAGARGRGPWGPPGIRCLLGSLLAALLAPGAVAFNLDVTGALSKEGEPGSLFGFSVALHRQLQPRPQSWLLVGAPQALALPGQQANRTGGLFACPLSLEETDCYRVDIDRGADVQKESKENQWLGVSVRSQGPGGKIVTCAHRYEARQRVDQILETRDVIGRCFVLSQDLAARDELDGGEWKFCEGRPQGHEQFGFCQQGTAAAFSPDSHYLLFGAPGTYNWKGTARVELCAPGSVDLAHLDDGPYEAGGEKEQDPRLIPVPANSYFGLLFVTNIDSSDPDQLVYKTLDPADRLPGPAGDLALNSYLGFSIDSGKGLVRAEELSFVAGAPRANHKGAVVILRKDSASRLVPEVMLSGERLTSGFGYSLAVADLNNDGWTDLVVGAPYFFERQEELGGAVYVYLNQGGHWAGVSPLRLCGSPDSMFGISLAVLGDLNQDGFADIAVGAPFDGDGKVFIYHGSSLGVVVKPSQVLEGEAVGVKSFGYSLSGGLDVDGNHYPDLLVGSLADTAVLFRARPILQVSHEVFIAPRTIDLEQPNCAAGHLVCVDLRVCFSYIATPSSYSPIVALDYVLDGDTDRRLRGQVPRVTFLSRGPDDPKHQSSGTVWLKHQHDRVCGDTMFQLQENVKDKLRAIVVTLSYNLQTPRLRRQAPGQGLPPVAPILNAHQSSTQRTEIHFLKQGCGEDKVCQSNLQLVQARFCARVSDSEFQPLPMDADGTTALFALSGQPVIGLELTVTNLPSDPAQPQADGDDAHEAQLLVTLPASLHYSGVRALDPAEKPLCVSNENASHVECELGNPMKRGAQVTFYLILSTSGITIETTELEVELLLATISEQDLHLISVRARVFIELPLSIAGVAVPQQLFFSGVVRGESAMKSERDIGSKVKYEVTVSNQGQSLNTLGSAFLNIMWPHEIANGKWLLYPMRVELEGGQGPRRKGLCSPRPNILHLDVDSRDRRRRELEQPKQEEHPEHLEPSTSWWPVSSAEKKKNITLDCARGTANCVVFSCPLYSFDRAAVLHVWGRLWNSTFLEEYSAVKSLEVTVRANITVKSSIKNLVLRDASTVIPVMVYLDPVAVVAEGVPWWVILLAVLAGLLVLALLVLLMWKMGFFKRARYPEATVPQYHAVKIPREDRQQFKEEKTGTILRNNWGSPRREGPDAHPILAADGHPEPGSDGHPMSSTA; from the exons GCTGCTGGTGGGTGCTCCGCAGGCCCTGGCTCTGCCCGGGCAGCAGGCGAATCGCACCGGAGGCCTCTTTGCTTGCCCCCTGAGCCTGGAAGAGACTGACTGCTACAGAGTGGACATCGACCGTGGAG CTGATGTGCAGAAGGAGAGTAAGGAGAACCAGTGGTTGGGAGTCAGCGTTCGGAGTCAGGGACCTGGGGGGAAGATTGTC ACCTGCGCGCACCGGTACGAGGCGCGGCAGCGAGTAGaccagatcctggagaccagggatgtgATCGGCCGCTGCTTCGTGCTGAGCCAAGACCTGGCCGCCCGCGATGAACTGGATGGCGGGGAGTGGAAGTTCTGTGAGGGGCGCCCCCAGGGCCACGAACAGTTTGGGTTCTGCCAGCAGGGCACAGCTGCCGCCTTCTCCCCCGACAGCCACTACCTCCTCTTTGGGGCCCCGGGAACCTATAACTGGAAGG GCACTGCCAGGGTGGAGCTCTGTGCGCCGGGCTCGGTGGACCTGGCGCACCTGGACGACGGGCCCTACGAGGCGGGGGGAGAAAAGGAGCAGGACCCCCGCCTCATCCCAGTCCCTGCCAACAGCTACTTTG GGTTGCTCTTTGTGACCAACATTGATAGCTCAGACCCTGACCAGCTGGTGTATAAAACTTTGGATCCCGCTGACCGGCTCCCAGGACCAGCCGGAGACTTGGCCTTGAATAGCTACTTAG GTTTCTCCATTGACTCGGGGAAGGGTCTGGTGCGTGCAGAGGAGCTGAGCTTTGTGGCAGGGGCCCCTCGTGCCAACCACAAGGGAGCTGTGGTCATTCTGCGCAAAGACAGCGCCAGCCGCCTGGTGCCCGAAGTCATGCTGTCTGGGGAGCGCCTGACATCTGGCTTTGGCTACTCACTGGCTGTGGCCGATCTCAACAACGATGG CTGGACAGACCTGGTAGTGGGTGCCCCCTACTTCTTTGAGCGCCAAGAAGAGCTGGGGGGTGCTGTCTATGTGTACCTGAACCAGGGAGGTCACTGGGCTGGGGTGTCCCCTCTCCGGCTGTGTGGTTCCCCTGACTCCATGTTCGGGATCAGCCTGGCTGTCTTGGGAGACCTCAACCAAGACGGCTTTGCAG ATATTGCTGTGGGGGCTCCCTTTGATGGGGATGGGAAAGTCTTTATCTACCATGGGAGCAGCCTAGGGGTTGTCGTCAAACCTTCCCAG GTGCTGGAGGGTGAGGCTGTGGGCGTAAAGAGCTTTGGCTATTCCCTGTCGGGTGGCCTGGATGTGGATGGGAACCATTACCCGGACCTGCTGGTTGGCTCCCTGGCCGACACTGCTGTGCTCTTCAG GGCCAGACCCATCCTTCAAGTCTCCCATGAGGTCTTCATCGCTCCCCGAACCATTGACCTGGAGCAGCCCAACTGCGCTGCTGGCCACTTGGTCTG tgtGGACCTGAGGGTCTGTTTCAGCTACATCGCAACACCCAGCAGCTACAGCCCTATTGTGG CCCTGGATTATGTGTTAGATGGGGACACAGACAGGAGGCTCCGGGGCCAGGTCCCCCGTGTGACCTTCCTGAGCCGTGGCCCAGACGACCCCAAGCACCAGTCTTCAGGCACTGTGTGGCTGAAGCACCAGCATGACCGAGTCTGTGGAGACACCATGTTCCAGCTACAG GAGAATGTCAAAGACAAGCTTCGGGCCATTGTGGTGACTCTGTCCTACAATCTTCAGACCCCGCGGCTCCGGCGACAGGCTCCTGGCCAGGGGCTGCCCCCAGTGGCCCCCATCCTCAATGCTCACCAGTCCAGCACACAACGGACAGAG ATCCACTTCCTGAAGCAAGGCTGTGGCGAGGACAAGGTCTGCCAGAGCAATCTGCAGCTGGTCCAGGCCCGCTTCTGCGCCCGGGTCAGCGACTCGGAGTTCCAGCCTCTGCCCAT GGATGCGGACGGGACAACAGCCCTGTTTGCCCTGAGTGGGCAGCCCGTCATTGGCCTGGAGCTCACAGTCACCAACCTGCCTTCGGatccagcccagccccaggctgATGGGGATGATGCTCACGAAGCCCAGCTTCTGGtcaccctccctgcctctctgcacTACTCAGGAGTCCGAGCCCTGGACCCTGCG GAGAAGCCGCTCTGCGTGTCCAACGAGAATGCCTCCCATGTGGAGTGCGAGCTGGGGAACCCCATGAAGAGAGGTGCCCAG GTCACTTTTTACCTCATCCTTAGCACCTCAGGGATCACTATTGAGACCACAGAGCTGGAAGTGGAGCTGCTGTTGGCTAC GATCAGTGAGCAGGACCTGCATCTCATCTCCGTCCGAGCGCGTGTCTTCATTGAGCTGCCACTGTCCATTGCAGG GGTGGCCGTTCCCCAGCAGCTTTTCTTCTCTGGTGTGGTGCGCGGTGAGAGCGCCATGAAGTCTGAGCGGGATATAGGCAGCAAGGTCAAGTATGAGGTCACG GTCTCCAACCAAGGCCAGTCACTTAACACCCTGGGCTCTGCCTTCCTCAACATCATGTGGCCCCATGAGATTGCCAACGGGAAGTGGCTGCTGTACCCCATGCGAGTGGAGCTGGAGGGCGGGCAGGGGCCCAGGCGGAAGGGCCTCTGTTCCCCAAGGCCCAACATCCTCCATCTG GATGTGGACAGCAGGGATAGGAGGCGGCGGGAACTGGAGCAGCCCAAGCAGGAGGAGCATCCTGAGCATCTGGAGCCCAGCACATCCTGGTGGCCAGTGTCCTCTgctgagaagaagaaaaacatcacCCTG GACTGTGCCCGGGGCACTGCCAACTGTGTGGTGTTCAGCTGCCCTCTATATAGCTTTGACCGCGCCGCTGTGCTGCATGTGTGGGGCCGCCTCTGGAACAGCACCTTCTTGGAG GAGTACTCAGCTGTGAAGTCCCTGGAAGTGACTGTCCGAGCCAATATCACCGTGAAGTCATCTATCAAGAACTTGGTGCTTAGAGATGCCTCCACAGTG ATCCCAGTGATGGTTTACCTGGACCCCGTGGCTGTGGTGGCAGAAGGAGTCCCCTGGTGGGTCATCCTCCTGGCTGTGCTGGCGGGACTACTGGTGCTGGCGCTGCTGGTGCTGCTCATGTGGAAG ATGGGATTCTTCAAGCGGGCACGGTACCCCGAGGCCACTGTACCCCAGTACCACGCGGTGAAGATCCCGCGGGAAGACCGGCAGCAGTTCAAGGAGGAGAAGACAGGCACCATTCTGAGGAACAACTGGGGCAGCCCCCGCCGGGAGGGCCCCGATGCACACCCCATCCTGGCTGCAGATGGGCACCCTGAGCCAGGCTCCGATGGGCATCCCATGTCAAGCACCGCCTAG